In the genome of Streptomyces fagopyri, the window CGGGGTCGACGATTCCTCACCCGAACGAGTGAGGCTCGCGCGGGAGAGGCTGCTGCCCGGGGAACACGGCGCACCCTCGCGCGGCGACGCCCGCATCGTGGGCGGAACGCCCGCCGACCTGGCCGGCGCCGAGGGTCCCGCGTACGACCTGGTGACGGCGTTCGAGCCGGTCGGGGCCGTGGCGGGTGACTCCGAAGGACTCGCCGAAACGCTGGCGTCGGCCGCCCCGCTCGCCGCGCGGGGGGCGGCCGTGGTGCTGGTGGGATGGGGGCCGCCGGAGCGCTGCGCCACGTCCGGCGTGCTGCGGAGCGTCGGCGGACTGGCCGAACCGCTGCGCGACGGCGGATGGCGGCCCGCCCGGCGGGACGACCTGGAGGAGATCGCCCAGCGGGCCGGGCTCGGGCCCGACGGGTCGGGCCGGGTCGCCTGCCCCTTCGGGTACGCGGACGTGGAGAGCGCGGTACGGGGGCTGCTGTCGACCGGGCTGCTGGACGCGGCGGTGGCCGCGGCGGACGAGGTCCAGGTCGACAAGGAGCTCACGGAGGCGCTCCACCCCCACCGCCGGCGGGACGGGACGGTGTGGATGCCGAACGTCTTCCGGTACCTGATCGCCCGGACGAGGTAGGCCGGAGGGTCCGGCGGCGCCGCGGAGGGCGAGGGCTCAGCCCTCCTCCTTCCGCGTCCGCGTGATGCCCGCGATCCGGTAGGCGTCCGCCTCCTCCAGCGTCTCGTTGGCGAGCAGTGCCTCCGCCAGGGCGTCCAGCTGGTCGCGGTGGTCGCGGAGGTTCTGGCAGGCCTCCTCGTAGCACTCGTCGACGATGCGGCGCATCTCGTGGTCGATGGAGTCGAGGGTCGCCGGTGCGGCGGCGAGGCCGTAGGCCTGCTGGGCGTCGCCCGGGAGGGCGGAGAGCCGGCCGACGCGTTCGGTCATGCCCCAGCGGGCGACCATGCCCCGGACGATGTTGGTGACCTGTTCGAGGTCGTTCTCGGAGCCGGTGGTGACGACCGCGTAGACGACGTGTTCGGCTGCCATGCCGCCCAGGGCGCCGATGATCCGGCCGCGCAGGTACTCCTCGGTGTACGCGTAGCGGTCGGCGTCCGGGGTCGAGAGCGTGACGCCGAGCGCGCGCCCGCGCGGGACGATGGTGATCTTGCGGACCGGGTCGGCACCCGGCCTCAGCATGCCGAGCAGGGCGTGGCCGCTCTCGTGGTACGCCGTGCGGCGGCGCTCCTCGTAGGGCATGACCAGAGGACGTTCGGCGCCCAGCTGCACCTTTTCCAGCGCCTCGGAGAGGTCCGTCCGCGTCACCCGTTCCTGTTTGCGCTTGACCGCGAGCAGTGCCGCCTCGTTGGCGAGATTGGCCAGATCGGCACCTGTCATGCCCGGGGTCGTCCGGGCGACCTGGGCCAGGTCCACGTCCGGGGAGAGCGGGATCTCGCGGGTGTGGATCTCCAGGATCGACTCGCGGCCGCCGCGGTCGGGCGGTGAGACGCTGACGACCCGGTCGAAACGGCCGGGGCGGGTGAGCGCCGGGTCCAGGATGTCGGCGCGGTTGGTCGCGGCGATGACGATGACGCCCTCGGCGCCCGAGAAGCCGTCCATCTCGGTGAGGATCTGGTTCAGGGTCTGCTCGCGCTCGTCGTGGCCGCCCATCGCCGAGCCTCCGGCGCGGGCCCGTCCGATGGTGTCGATCTCGTCGATGAAGATGATGGAGGGGGCGACCTTGCGGGCCTCGGCGAAGAGCTCACGGACGCGCGAGGCGCCCACGCCGACGATCATCTCGATGAACTCCGAGGCCGAGGCCGAGAAGAACGGCACCCCGGCCTCCCCCGCCACCGCCCGCGCGAGCAGGGTCTTTCCGGTGCCGGGAGGGCCCGCGAGGAGTACGCCGCGGGGCATCTTGGCGCCCATCCTGCGGTAGGCGTCCGGATTCTTGAGGAAGTCCACGACGTCGTTGAGCTCGCCGGCCACCTCGTCGATGCCCGCCACGTCCGCGAAGGTCGTGCGCTGGGCGCCGGGCTGGAGTTCGACGGGTTTGGGGGGCGCCTTGCGGCCGAGCATTCCCCCGGGGCCGCCCATCCCCGGCCGCAGCCGGCGCGCGACGAAGAACCACAGCGCCACCAGGACCAGGATCGGGGCCAGCGAGAGCAGCAGGTTGGACAGCAGGCTGCGCTGCTGGACCACTGGTGAGGCGGTCACCGTGACGCCGCGCTTCTCCAGGTTCTGCCAGAGCTTGTCGTCGGCGAAGGACGGGCGCTGCGTCTTGAACTTGGTGTACTTCCCGCCGCCGTCCGGCTTGTTCCGGGCGGTTCTCAGCTCGCCCTGGATCGCGTCGCCCTTGGAGTAGATCTTGGTGACGTTGCCCCCGTCGATCTGCTTGCTGAACTCCGTGTACGAGATCGTCGGCTCGTTGCCCTCGTTGAAGAAGGAGAGCGCCAGGACGGCGATCACGAACACGATCAGCGCGGCGACCGCCAGGCCTATCCAGCCACCCGGCATCTTCCGCCGGCCGGAGGGCGGCGGGTTCGGCTCCGGTGGCGTGCCCTCGGTACGCCACGGCTGATCGGGGTCCTTGCGTGGCGGCACAGGGTTGCTCATATCAGGACGTTACGCCACGTCATGCTCGCCAGCACGTGCAGGAGCCGCGAGAAAAGCACCGGGGGCGCCCCTCGGACGAGGGGCGCCCCCGGTGACGTACGGGACGGCGGCGGTGTGCGGGGCGAACCGCCCGTCCATGCGCCGGTGCGGTCGGTCCGTCAGTTCACCGGTCGGTCAGTCCATGAACTTCTTGAACTCGTCCGGCAGCTCGAAGTTCTGGCCCTGCTGGCCGGCG includes:
- a CDS encoding methyltransferase domain-containing protein → MTPTLVRQHLRHAGPRSRVDRRVRARDWAEIQERMLVPLHEAVYERLEVGGGTRLLGLGCGSGLALLTAASRGAAVTGVDDSSPERVRLARERLLPGEHGAPSRGDARIVGGTPADLAGAEGPAYDLVTAFEPVGAVAGDSEGLAETLASAAPLAARGAAVVLVGWGPPERCATSGVLRSVGGLAEPLRDGGWRPARRDDLEEIAQRAGLGPDGSGRVACPFGYADVESAVRGLLSTGLLDAAVAAADEVQVDKELTEALHPHRRRDGTVWMPNVFRYLIARTR
- the ftsH gene encoding ATP-dependent zinc metalloprotease FtsH is translated as MSNPVPPRKDPDQPWRTEGTPPEPNPPPSGRRKMPGGWIGLAVAALIVFVIAVLALSFFNEGNEPTISYTEFSKQIDGGNVTKIYSKGDAIQGELRTARNKPDGGGKYTKFKTQRPSFADDKLWQNLEKRGVTVTASPVVQQRSLLSNLLLSLAPILVLVALWFFVARRLRPGMGGPGGMLGRKAPPKPVELQPGAQRTTFADVAGIDEVAGELNDVVDFLKNPDAYRRMGAKMPRGVLLAGPPGTGKTLLARAVAGEAGVPFFSASASEFIEMIVGVGASRVRELFAEARKVAPSIIFIDEIDTIGRARAGGSAMGGHDEREQTLNQILTEMDGFSGAEGVIVIAATNRADILDPALTRPGRFDRVVSVSPPDRGGRESILEIHTREIPLSPDVDLAQVARTTPGMTGADLANLANEAALLAVKRKQERVTRTDLSEALEKVQLGAERPLVMPYEERRRTAYHESGHALLGMLRPGADPVRKITIVPRGRALGVTLSTPDADRYAYTEEYLRGRIIGALGGMAAEHVVYAVVTTGSENDLEQVTNIVRGMVARWGMTERVGRLSALPGDAQQAYGLAAAPATLDSIDHEMRRIVDECYEEACQNLRDHRDQLDALAEALLANETLEEADAYRIAGITRTRKEEG